In Cicer arietinum cultivar CDC Frontier isolate Library 1 chromosome 7, Cicar.CDCFrontier_v2.0, whole genome shotgun sequence, the genomic window CTGAAATGACTTCTCACCCTcgaaaaagtaatttaatatcGTGTGATCCATTGGACCACATATCAGATATTAAACTGATAAGAACAGATACTACACTTGATCTTAGCCAAAAGGCCGAGAAAGGTATGCTATTACAGATGTTCAAACGCGttatttataactatgtctGGGCGTTTGTTATTTCTACTCAGCGATGTGGGACTTGTCTATACAGAGCTCAGCACTAATACAATGCAGTTCAATTGAAACTTCTACCAGCACCATGCTATTCTAGCAATTCTTGTTTAAACTTTGGACATTGCAATCATGGAACGACAATTGAAAAAGCTATATAACATGATTTAAGGTCTAAAATATCTACAATGAAAATAGTAGAAGTAATTTCTTAATAATGCTTAACTGTTACATTGAGTTTAAGAGTGGCTCTGAGATTCACCAAATCCATGAACTCTGTTTCCATAACCCCGTACCCTTTAACAAACCGAAAATAACCAGTTCCAGAAACAATTCCAAATTCTCGCTTCTTCATTGTGAATATATCAGATCCTTGAATCTCCAAGCTACTTCCTCTATACTGACCAGTTGTGAAAATAACTGAAAAAACCATGAACAACGCTTTACCGTCAAGCTGTGAATTTATGTACACACCTTGGGCCCTACCAATGAGTGTTGAATCCATTGTGGGTCCATCTGTTACTGGATCGTCGACTATTGCCACGGTGCCAAAGTGTAGGATGCTTGAGGTGGGTCCGGTTTTACCCGCGACCGTGGCTGCAGTGGTGTCTTCGCCAGTGAAATGGTCGTGGACGAAGAAAACGAGGTTGGTTTGGTTTGGTTGGAGTCTTGGGAAGGTGTAGGCAACATAGAGGATGGTTAAGGTGAAGATGAAGAATAATGAGTTGGATGTGAGGTTCAACGGATTGGCCATGCTTgtgttcttcttcttttttttctttctagctATGGCTATTTGTTTTTAGTtagtgttaattaattaatttagattgATTGTAGTGAAGATGCttatgtgatgattaattgagATTCTCTTTACAAAGTGACAAGAGTGGCTAAGGGCTATTTTGTACtccttcaaaaaaaattatatttgtaagtGAAGCATGTATAACATGAAAAGTACAAGAGTGGCTATATTCTATTGCTTTTTAAATGAAGTTCATTTCTCAATCGCTGAAAATAAATGTCATATTTTCTATGCTTCATACTtgttattttaagtttttaatgaaCAGGGAGTTTACAATTATGATTTTATCCATAtgcattttgttatttataatcATTAAGGATATATTCTCACACAACAACAACGTATATCTTAAATTCATTCGATTGAAGCATGGTTTTCTCacttttttgtttgaaattagaTATCTCTTTTTATTCATACATACAAGagttgataatttaatttaaaattcatcattttttttctttggccGAGGATTCATCTGATATTTTATGAGGGAAGAAGAAAGAAttactaagaaaaaaaataaacaaatgaaaaatgaattattGATATTTGCCTAACTTTaatgagaatttaatttttttaataaaaatttggaagtttaatatttttcatgatacaaaattatttaaattgaaagaagtaagaaaaatattaaaaaaagatt contains:
- the LOC101503328 gene encoding dirigent protein 11-like, with protein sequence MANPLNLTSNSLFFIFTLTILYVAYTFPRLQPNQTNLVFFVHDHFTGEDTTAATVAGKTGPTSSILHFGTVAIVDDPVTDGPTMDSTLIGRAQGVYINSQLDGKALFMVFSVIFTTGQYRGSSLEIQGSDIFTMKKREFGIVSGTGYFRFVKGYGVMETEFMDLVNLRATLKLNVTVKHY